Proteins co-encoded in one Juglans regia cultivar Chandler chromosome 16, Walnut 2.0, whole genome shotgun sequence genomic window:
- the LOC109003243 gene encoding 3',5'-nucleoside bisphosphate phosphatase-like, with product MAGDAPVPQTIGNSNCSSHSSKKPKDKKKKKKKRGGSKKKMTAEQTLAFKSVSEWVFLEQPSSLPYSAASFVVDDFGVQKTLGKGGEKLVFEFHSHSKFSDGFMSPLKLVERAHGNGVNVLALTDHDTMSGIPEALEAARRFGIKIIPGVEISTIFSSSVESELVEPVHILAYYSSCGPTRSEELETFLANIRDGRFLHAKNMVLKLNKLKLPIKWEHVSRIAGKGVAPGRMHVARAMVEAGYVENLKQAFARYLFDGGPAYSTGSEPLAEEAIQLICKTGGMAVLAHPWALKNPAAIVRRLKDAGLHGMEVYRSDGKLAAYSDLADAYGLLKLGGSDYHGRGGQGESELGSVNLPVLAVYDFLEVARPIWCAAIRDILQSYAEEPSDSNLAGIMRFGRTWIFRGGSPLSGGKDLIDRCLSLWLTNEERQNVEFDAIRLKLSHISITQAGLQVPIESI from the exons ATGGCTGGAGACGCCCCCGTGCCTCAGACTATCGGCAATTCCAATTGCAGTAGCCATAGCTCGAAGAAACCGaaagacaaaaagaagaagaagaagaagcgtGGTGGGAGCAAGAAGAAGATGACCGCAGAGCAGACTCTGGCTTTCAAGTCCGTCAGTGAATGGGTGTTCTTGGAGCAGCCTTCGTCGTTGCCTTACTCTGCAGCGTCCTTTGTTGTCGATGACTTTGGGGTGCAGAAAACTCTTGGAAAAGGAGGGGAGAAATTGGTGTTCGAGTTCCATTCCCACTCGAAATTCAGTGATGGGTTTATGTCGCCTCTGAAGCTGGTCGAGAGAGCTCATGGGAATGGG GTCAACGTTCTTGCTCTGACAGATCATGACACAATGTCAGGCATCCCTGAGGCTCTAGAAGCTGCTCGAAGATTTGGCATTAAGATAATTCCAGGTGTTGAAATCAGTACAATATTCTCTTCAAG TGTTGAGTCTGAATTAGTCGAACCAGTGCATATCCTTGCATATTATAGCAGCTGTGGACCAACAAGGTCTGAGGAGCTGGAGACGTTCTTGGCTAACATAAGAGACGGCCGTTTCCTCCATGCAAAGAACATGGTTTTAAAACTGAACAAGCTTAAGCTACCTATTAAGTGGGAGCATGTTTCCAGGATAGCAGGCAAGGGAGTTGCTCCCGGGAGAATGCATGTGGCCCGCGCTATGGTTGAAGCAGGTTATGTGGAAAATCTGAAACAAGCTTTTGCTCGATATCTTTTTGATGGAGGACCCGCTTACTCTAC GGGAAGTGAGCCTCTTGCTGAGGAAGCAATACAATTGATATGTAAAACAGGAGGTATGGCTGTGCTAGCACATCCATGGGCATTGAAAAATCCTGCTGCCATTGTCAGGAGGCTGAAAGATGCTGGCCTTCATGGGATGGAGGTTTACAGAAGTGATGGAAAACTTGCAG CATACAGTGACCTAGCTGATGCTTATGGCCTTTTGAAGCTTGGAGGATCAGATTATCACGGAAGAGGTGGGCAAGGCGAGTCTGAACTGGGAAGTGTAAACCTTCCAGTATTGGCTGTTTATGACTTCCTTGAGGTAGCTCGACCAATTTGGTGTGCTGCCATCAGGGACATTTTACAGAGTTACGCCGAAGAGCCTTCTGATTCAAACCTTGCAGGGATAATGAGATTTGGGAGGACCTGGATTTTTAGAGGAGGTTCCCCCTTGAGTGGCGGCAAGGACTTGATTGATCGTTGCTTGTCTTTGTGGTTGACTAATGAAGAGAGGCAAAACGTAGAGTTTGATGCCATCAGGTTGAAGCTTTCTCATATATCTATCACTCAGGCAGGACTTCAGGTTCCTATTGAGAGCATATAA